Proteins from one Xenopus tropicalis strain Nigerian chromosome 1, UCB_Xtro_10.0, whole genome shotgun sequence genomic window:
- the ccdc117 gene encoding coiled-coil domain-containing protein 117 translates to MAAVGTPFNGMLYRMDFHKSSDSLHQISNLQSSIDNSFFSADMSKHNPANPASTGSSVNFNNAYFNMYSLCNQSPSSTGGGITPFMPNAIVSPNSGGGLGCSATGSGFPHSSRNKHKREEDIFECPLKKRRISEHAEVPIFPEPTTCHSSADILIGETLGSSWDSNCKSKTTTALQYSDSELLPVMHSAQTEEMEESSSESFSPVCGRAQVNYSRLSSTNDELEMDKTSDHLPSLIMSDVLKEGLKRGFEESLTKKIVDSMNRPSMELVLWKPQSELLFDRLQAVFKSHKKERDLKKPAPSASQTTSFIQEIEIIEDDHLCSSEPTSDLNRTWSRDDEEEEMEL, encoded by the exons ATGGCTGCAGTTGGTACACCATTTAATGGCATGCTGTATAGAATGGATTTTCATAAGTCTTCAGACTCTTTACATCAAATTTCAAATCTCCAGAGCTCAATAGATaactcatttttttctgctgataTGAGCAAACATAACCCAGCTAACCCTGCTTCAACGGGAAGTTCTGTGAACTTTAATAATGCATATTTTAATATGTATAGTCTCTGCAATCAATCTCCCAGTTCGACTGGTGGAGGCATAACTCCATTTATGCCAAATGCTATAGTATCACCGAACTCTGGAGGTGGTTTGGGATGCTCGGCTACTGGCTCTGG gtTCCCACATTCCTCAAGAAATAAACATAAAAGAGAGGAGGATATCTTTGA GTGTCCGttgaaaaaaagaagaatttcAGAACATGCAGAAGTCCCTATATTCCCTGAACCTACTACATGCCATTCCTCAGCAGATATTTTAATTGGTGAAACATTAGGAAGTTCCTGGGACTCTAATTGTAAGTCTAAAACAACCACAGCCCTTCAATATTCTGACTCTGAATTATTACCAGTGATGCATTCAGCCCAGACTGAAGAGATGGAGGAATCATCCAGTGAATCTTTCTCTCCTGTATGTGGAAGAGCTCAAGTAAATTATAGCAG GCTAAGTAGCACTAATGATGAATTGGAAATGGACAAAACATCTGACCATTTGCCGTCACTTATCATGTCTGATGTTCTTAAAGAAGGTTTAAAGCGAGGTTTTGAAGAATCCCTGACAAAGAAGATTGTAGATTCAAT GAATCGTCCTTCTATGGAGCTGGTCCTCTGGAAACCCCAGTCTGAGTTGCTTTTTGACAGGCTGCAGGCAGTTTTTAAAAGCCATAAGAAGGAAAGAGATTTGAAAAAGCCTGCCCCTTCAGCATCCCAAACCACCTCCTTCATTCAGGAAATAGAAATAATTGAGGATGATCACTTGTGCAGTTCAGAACCTACAAGTGACCTAAATAGAACTTGGAGCAGagatgatgaagaagaagaaatggaacTATAA